Proteins from one Rosa chinensis cultivar Old Blush chromosome 7, RchiOBHm-V2, whole genome shotgun sequence genomic window:
- the LOC112180864 gene encoding guard cell S-type anion channel SLAC1 — translation MDKRKTSPCFLDTHLIDIHDVLPEEEEQEEGITEEENGKAEKRLNKPIKVREMKSSSQRRSINRQVSLETGFSVLRKESKSDKDEIIGVNLPRSGRSLGGFDSINRFGMEGRKGDFSIFKTKSSNPSRQNSLLPSKKERSEMESQKTDGAGLDESVDTSVPAGRYFAALRGPELDQVKDDEDILLPKDEQWPFLLRFPIGCFGICLGLSSQAVLWHALATSPATEFLHIPLFINLALWLLALAVLFCVSFTYILKILFYFEAVKREYFHPVRVNFFFAPWVVCMFLALGAPPTLFPNKLQPAIWCTFMLPYFLLELKIYGQWLSGGKRRLCKVANPSSHLSVVGNFVGAILAAKVGWKEPAKFLWAVGFAHYFVVFVTLYQRLPTSEALPRELHPVYSMFIAAPSAASMAWQDIYGDFNEVSRTCYFIALFLYISLVVRIKFFTGFRFSVAWWAYTFPMTTFSVATIKYAEEVPSVLTKGLAVTLSFMSSTTVSVLFVSTLLHAFVWHTLFPNDLAIAITKRRLGKFKKAYDIKRWTKQALTKNNIAAKVGGKEESLYP, via the exons ATGGATAAAAGAAAAacttctccatgttttcttgATACTCATCTTATTGATATCCATGATGTCTTAccagaagaagaggaacaagAAGAGGGAATTACTGaagaggaaaatggaaaggcaGAGAAGAGACTTAACAAACCCATTAAAGTTAGAGAGATGAAGAGTAGTAGTCAAAGGCGTTCGATCAATAGGCAGGTTTCTCTAGAGACTGGTTTTTCGGTGCTTCGAAAAGAGTCCAAGAGTGATAAAGATGAGATCATTGGTGTTAATCTTCCCAGAAGTGGAAGAAGTTTAGGAGGTTTTGATTCCATTAACAGGTTTGGCATGGAAGGAAGGAAAGGAGACTTCAGCATCTTCAAGACCAAATCATCAAACCCCAGTAGGCAAAACTCTTTGTTGCCATCAAAAAAGGAAAGATCAGAGATGGAGTCTCAGAAGACTGATGGAGCAGGACTTGATGAGTCTGTTGATACAAGTGTTCCTGCTGGCAGATACTTTGCTGCACTTAGAGGGCCTGAACTTGACCAAGTCAAG GATGATGAAGATATTCTCCTCCCAAAAGATGAGCAATGGCCCTTTCTCCTCAGATTTCCAATTGGATGCTTTGGTATTTGCCTTGGCCTTAGCAGCCAAGCAGTCTTATGGCATGCTCTTGCGACAAGCCCAGCCACTGAGTTTCTTCACATCCCACTCTTCATAAACCTTGCCCTCTGGCTTTTAGCATTAGCAGTCCTATTTTGTGTCTCCTTCACCTATATTCTCAAAATTCTCTTCTACTTTGAAGCAGTCAAAAGAGAGTACTTCCACCCTGTGAGAGTCAACTTCTTCTTTGCTCCTTGGGTTGTATGCATGTTCTTAGCCCTTGGTGCACCACCAACTTTGTTCCCTAATAAACTCCAACCTGCAATTTGGTGCACCTTCATGTTACCCTACTTTCTTCTGGAACTCAAGATCTATGGACAGTGGCTTTCGGGTGGGAAGAGGCGTCTTTGTAAGGTGGCCAATCCATCTTCTCATCTCTCAGTGGTTGGAAACTTTGTTGGGGCAATTTTGGCTGCCAAGGTTGGGTGGAAGGAGCCTGCCAAGTTCTTGTGGGCAGTAGGCTTTGCACATTACTTTGTGGTCTTTGTTACTTTGTATCAGAGATTGCCAACAAGTGAAGCGTTGCCAAGGGAGCTCCATCCGGTGTATTCCATGTTTATTGCTGCCCCATCAGCCGCAAGTATGGCTTGGCAGGACATTTATGGTGATTTCAATGAGGTGTCGAGGACCTGCTACTTCATCGCACTGTTTCTCTATATTTCACTGGTTGTGAGGATCAAATTCTTCACAGGGTTTAG ATTTTCGGTGGCTTGGTGGGCATACACCTTTCCAATGACAACATTCTCAGTTGCCACCATTAAGTATGCAGAAGAAGTACCGTCAGTTCTAACCAAGGGCCTCGCAGTTACTCTTTCTTTCATGTCATCAACAACGGTGTCTGTACTGTTTGTGTCCACTCTTCTTCATGCCTTTGTTTGGCACACATTGTTTCCTAATGATCTTGCCATAGCCATAACAAAGCGAAGACTTGGCAAGTTCAAAAAGGCCTATGATATAAAGCGCTGGACAAAGCAGGCTCTAACCAAGAACAACATAGCAGCAAAGGTTGGAGGGAAAGAAGAGAGCTTATATCCATAG
- the LOC112180865 gene encoding protein TPX2 isoform X1, with translation MEMEEDMEVEQVFTAHEVDIDYEFDAARFFDFSRHETPVEARRAELWFESAKSYPPSPVVTRMILGGDILLGNVNTSPKSKDVENTNGIGCNIGAGQESCAMDVNSGDCEGMNKGIFGNLQRVLNQSHGAGTGLTFNHSKGQNNSSVKPSFPRKSTLMKPTASQLAKQNRLPHIGGSRFQTLHVQNSDKSFCSSSGVETQATKRQKLEGGHSQKVTTEAMQQTNFIHKAPKKVETFDKTHAKLKITIPIEPDFETTYRAQRIRPKNGSVLEQVPSAPRKFKARPLNKKIFEAPSLPLPKRSTPKLPEFHEFRLKTMERAMQNTSTVPLSSHHFNGQEKVLDKPSASTVAGNGNREPRRPSKCLKQDGSDVMPKFKARPLNKKIFSSKGDIGVFWNSKRETTVPMEFNFQTERRTQQIPPTDLFSKLSLTSELQPNKGTQFNLPQPTSVSVKDSKENRANNFQPEHKIMVKEKSSLFGGKQALFGGARSISDVDNKSRMRSLGVR, from the exons atggaAATGGAGGAAGATATGGAGGTGGAGCAAGTGTTTACGGCGCACGAAGTGGACATTGACTACGAGTTTGACGCGGCCAGGTTCTTTGATTTTAGTCGGCACGAGACGCCGGTGGAGGCGCGGCGGGCTGAGCTCTGGTTCGAATCCGCCAAGAGCTATCCTCCTTCTC CTGTTGTGACAAGGATGATACTAGGAGGGGACATTCTCCTGGGAAATGTGAATACCTCCCCAAAATCTAAAGATGTGGAGAATACAAATGGCATTGGCTGTAATATCGGCGCGGGCCAAGAATCGTGTGCAATGGATGTAAATAGCGGAG ATTGTGAAGGAATGAATAAAGGGATTTTCGGCAACTTGCAAAGAGTTCTAAATCAATCACATGGAGCAGGCACAG GGTTGACATTCAATCATTCAAAAGGTCAAAATAACTCTTCAGTAAAGCCATCTTTCCCCAGGAAATCAACTTTGATGAAACCTACAGCAAGTCAACTTGCTAAGCAAAATCGCCTCCCTCATATTGGTGGTTCCAG ATTTCAGACGCTACATGTTCAAAACAGTGATAAGAGCTTCTGTAGCTCTTCTGGAGTTGAAACTCAAGCTACCAAAAGGCAGAAGTTAGAGGGAGGTCACTCGCAAAAG GTTACTACTGAAGCAATGCAGCAAACTAATTTCATCCACAAGGCACCTAAAAAG GTTGAAACTTTTGATAAGACGCATGCCAAGTTGAAAATTACTATTCCAATAGAGCCTGACTTTGAAACGACATATAGGGCGCAAAGAATAAG GCCTAAGAATGGATCAGTGTTGGAACAAGTGCCATCAGCTCCTCGAAAATTCAAAGCCCGTCCACTGAACAAAAAA ATTTTTGAGGCTCCCTCACTGCCACTTCCAAAGAGGAGCACTCCGAAGTTGCCAGAATTTCAT GAATTTCGCCTGAAGACAATGGAAAGAGCTATGCAAAATACATCTACTGTTCCATTATCCTCACATCATTTCAATGGTCAAGAGAAG GTGTTGGACAAACCTAGTGCTTCCACTGTTGCAGGAAATGGAAACAGAGAACCCAGAAG GCCGAGTAAATGTCTTAAGCAGGATGGAAGTGATGTAATGCCAAAATTTAAAGCTCGTCCTCTTAATAAAAAG ATCTTTTCTAGCAAAGGGGATATCGGTGTTTTCTGGAATAGCAAAAGAGAAACCACTGTACCAATG GAATTTAATTTTCAGACAGAGAGGAGAACTCAGCAGATTCCGCCAACTGATCTTTTCAGTAAG CTCTCTTTAACATCTGAACTCCAGCCAAATAAGGGAACTCAGTTCAACTTGCCTCAGCCAACATCTGTATCAGTGAAG GACTCAAAAGAAAATAGAGCGAATAATTTCCAACCAGAACATAAG ATAATGGTAAAAGAGAAATCTTCACTGTTTGGTGGAAAGCAAGCTCTATTTGGGGGTGCCAGGTCCATCAGTGATGTTGATAACAAATCAAGGATGAG GAGTTTGGGAGTCCGCTAG
- the LOC112180865 gene encoding protein TPX2 isoform X2, which yields MEMEEDMEVEQVFTAHEVDIDYEFDAARFFDFSRHETPVEARRAELWFESAKSYPPSPVVTRMILGGDILLGNVNTSPKSKDVENTNGIGCNIGAGQESCAMDVNSGDCEGMNKGIFGNLQRVLNQSHGAGLTFNHSKGQNNSSVKPSFPRKSTLMKPTASQLAKQNRLPHIGGSRFQTLHVQNSDKSFCSSSGVETQATKRQKLEGGHSQKVTTEAMQQTNFIHKAPKKVETFDKTHAKLKITIPIEPDFETTYRAQRIRPKNGSVLEQVPSAPRKFKARPLNKKIFEAPSLPLPKRSTPKLPEFHEFRLKTMERAMQNTSTVPLSSHHFNGQEKVLDKPSASTVAGNGNREPRRPSKCLKQDGSDVMPKFKARPLNKKIFSSKGDIGVFWNSKRETTVPMEFNFQTERRTQQIPPTDLFSKLSLTSELQPNKGTQFNLPQPTSVSVKDSKENRANNFQPEHKIMVKEKSSLFGGKQALFGGARSISDVDNKSRMRSLGVR from the exons atggaAATGGAGGAAGATATGGAGGTGGAGCAAGTGTTTACGGCGCACGAAGTGGACATTGACTACGAGTTTGACGCGGCCAGGTTCTTTGATTTTAGTCGGCACGAGACGCCGGTGGAGGCGCGGCGGGCTGAGCTCTGGTTCGAATCCGCCAAGAGCTATCCTCCTTCTC CTGTTGTGACAAGGATGATACTAGGAGGGGACATTCTCCTGGGAAATGTGAATACCTCCCCAAAATCTAAAGATGTGGAGAATACAAATGGCATTGGCTGTAATATCGGCGCGGGCCAAGAATCGTGTGCAATGGATGTAAATAGCGGAG ATTGTGAAGGAATGAATAAAGGGATTTTCGGCAACTTGCAAAGAGTTCTAAATCAATCACATGGAGCAG GGTTGACATTCAATCATTCAAAAGGTCAAAATAACTCTTCAGTAAAGCCATCTTTCCCCAGGAAATCAACTTTGATGAAACCTACAGCAAGTCAACTTGCTAAGCAAAATCGCCTCCCTCATATTGGTGGTTCCAG ATTTCAGACGCTACATGTTCAAAACAGTGATAAGAGCTTCTGTAGCTCTTCTGGAGTTGAAACTCAAGCTACCAAAAGGCAGAAGTTAGAGGGAGGTCACTCGCAAAAG GTTACTACTGAAGCAATGCAGCAAACTAATTTCATCCACAAGGCACCTAAAAAG GTTGAAACTTTTGATAAGACGCATGCCAAGTTGAAAATTACTATTCCAATAGAGCCTGACTTTGAAACGACATATAGGGCGCAAAGAATAAG GCCTAAGAATGGATCAGTGTTGGAACAAGTGCCATCAGCTCCTCGAAAATTCAAAGCCCGTCCACTGAACAAAAAA ATTTTTGAGGCTCCCTCACTGCCACTTCCAAAGAGGAGCACTCCGAAGTTGCCAGAATTTCAT GAATTTCGCCTGAAGACAATGGAAAGAGCTATGCAAAATACATCTACTGTTCCATTATCCTCACATCATTTCAATGGTCAAGAGAAG GTGTTGGACAAACCTAGTGCTTCCACTGTTGCAGGAAATGGAAACAGAGAACCCAGAAG GCCGAGTAAATGTCTTAAGCAGGATGGAAGTGATGTAATGCCAAAATTTAAAGCTCGTCCTCTTAATAAAAAG ATCTTTTCTAGCAAAGGGGATATCGGTGTTTTCTGGAATAGCAAAAGAGAAACCACTGTACCAATG GAATTTAATTTTCAGACAGAGAGGAGAACTCAGCAGATTCCGCCAACTGATCTTTTCAGTAAG CTCTCTTTAACATCTGAACTCCAGCCAAATAAGGGAACTCAGTTCAACTTGCCTCAGCCAACATCTGTATCAGTGAAG GACTCAAAAGAAAATAGAGCGAATAATTTCCAACCAGAACATAAG ATAATGGTAAAAGAGAAATCTTCACTGTTTGGTGGAAAGCAAGCTCTATTTGGGGGTGCCAGGTCCATCAGTGATGTTGATAACAAATCAAGGATGAG GAGTTTGGGAGTCCGCTAG